A DNA window from Paenibacillus andongensis contains the following coding sequences:
- a CDS encoding beta-ketoacyl-ACP synthase III produces the protein MNLIPVGVLGTGKYVPERILTNQELETMVETNDEWIVTRTGIRERRIASEGQATSDLCYEAALIALSNAGVTADQLDLIIVATITPDMSFPSTACILQEKLGAKKAAAFDLSAACSGFVYGLANASNFISTGTYKHALIIGADCLSKITDYTDRNTCILFGDGAGAVVIGEVPEHRGFKSFELGADGTGGPLLKIEGGGSRNPSSQASIDQRLHYIYMAGAEVFKFAVRIMGNAADEALRKAGWEKTDIDLLVPHQANMRIIQASLNRLELTDDKCMINLDKYGNMSAASIPVALAEAVEQGRLNEGDRLVLVGFGGGLTWGAAALVW, from the coding sequence ATGAACTTAATACCAGTTGGGGTACTCGGAACGGGTAAATATGTACCAGAACGAATTTTAACAAATCAAGAATTGGAAACCATGGTTGAAACGAATGATGAGTGGATCGTGACTAGAACGGGTATTCGTGAAAGAAGAATAGCCTCCGAAGGACAAGCTACGTCTGATCTTTGTTATGAAGCCGCATTGATTGCTCTGTCAAATGCTGGGGTTACGGCAGATCAGCTTGACTTGATTATAGTAGCGACGATTACACCTGATATGTCATTCCCTTCCACGGCATGTATTCTCCAAGAGAAGCTGGGAGCTAAAAAAGCAGCAGCTTTTGACTTGTCTGCAGCTTGTTCAGGTTTTGTATATGGACTTGCTAATGCTTCTAACTTCATTTCCACAGGAACATATAAACATGCACTTATCATTGGCGCAGATTGTTTATCCAAAATTACTGACTATACAGACCGAAACACGTGCATTCTTTTTGGCGATGGTGCTGGAGCCGTTGTTATCGGGGAAGTGCCTGAACATAGAGGTTTCAAATCGTTTGAGCTGGGCGCTGACGGCACAGGAGGTCCGCTCCTGAAAATTGAAGGTGGCGGGTCGCGTAATCCTTCCTCACAAGCCTCCATTGACCAACGTTTGCACTACATCTACATGGCTGGAGCTGAAGTCTTCAAATTTGCCGTCCGGATCATGGGCAATGCCGCTGATGAAGCGCTGCGCAAAGCAGGTTGGGAAAAAACAGATATCGATCTGCTCGTACCGCACCAAGCGAATATGAGAATCATTCAAGCTTCACTAAATCGTCTAGAACTGACTGACGATAAATGCATGATCAACCTAGACAAGTACGGCAACATGTCCGCGGCCTCTATCCCGGTAGCTCTCGCAGAAGCAGTTGAGCAGGGAAGATTGAACGAAGGCGACCGCCTCGTGCTAGTTGGCTTCGGCGGCGGCCTAACATGGGGCGCAGCTGCTTTGGTTTGGTAG
- the fabD gene encoding ACP S-malonyltransferase, producing the protein MGKIAFVFPGQGSQSVGMGHDIYTNHPAARAYFERANEALGFSLSDLIFQGPEDQLKITYHTQPALLTTSIACLEVFKAAGIKPDYVAGHSLGEYSALVAAGVLAFEDAVRTVRARGEFMEQAVPGGLGAMAAVLGAEREALAELCAAITNGGSVVELANVNCPGQIVVSGSKEGVAAVVERCKEAGAKRAIPLEVSGPFHSSLMKPASERLAEVLASIEMSDAAVPVVANVTARPVTQPGDIRGLLVEQVYSPVLWEDTIVYLIGQGVDTFIELGSGTVLAGLIKKVDKTVKTVSIGSLEALEKYMKETDDDHVNG; encoded by the coding sequence ATGGGTAAAATAGCATTTGTATTTCCTGGTCAAGGCTCGCAGTCCGTGGGTATGGGGCATGATATATACACGAATCATCCTGCAGCTAGAGCATATTTTGAGCGCGCTAACGAAGCGCTAGGCTTCTCTTTATCTGATCTGATCTTCCAAGGTCCAGAGGACCAATTGAAGATCACGTATCACACGCAGCCTGCGCTGTTGACAACAAGCATCGCTTGTCTGGAAGTGTTCAAGGCTGCTGGCATTAAGCCAGACTATGTCGCTGGACATAGTCTCGGTGAATACAGCGCGCTAGTCGCAGCGGGCGTGCTCGCGTTCGAAGACGCGGTCCGCACGGTGCGGGCCCGCGGCGAATTCATGGAACAGGCCGTCCCTGGCGGCCTGGGTGCGATGGCAGCCGTGCTGGGAGCCGAGCGCGAAGCGCTTGCGGAGCTATGCGCGGCTATCACAAACGGCGGCTCCGTCGTGGAGCTCGCCAATGTGAACTGCCCGGGACAGATCGTCGTCTCGGGCAGTAAAGAGGGCGTTGCAGCGGTTGTAGAACGCTGCAAAGAAGCCGGAGCGAAGCGTGCCATACCGCTCGAGGTGAGCGGGCCCTTTCACTCTTCACTTATGAAGCCAGCCTCTGAGCGCCTCGCTGAGGTGCTCGCGTCGATCGAGATGAGTGATGCAGCCGTGCCCGTTGTAGCCAACGTAACGGCTCGTCCTGTCACGCAGCCCGGCGATATTCGCGGTCTGCTTGTAGAGCAAGTGTACTCCCCAGTATTATGGGAGGATACGATTGTTTATCTGATCGGCCAAGGCGTCGATACGTTCATTGAGCTTGGCTCGGGAACGGTTCTCGCCGGTCTGATCAAAAAGGTAGACAAAACAGTGAAGACCGTGTCAATCGGTAGCCTAGAAGCTTTGGAGAAGTATATGAAGGAGACTGATGACGATCATGTTAACGGGTAA
- the fabG gene encoding 3-oxoacyl-[acyl-carrier-protein] reductase translates to MLTGKVALVTGASRGIGRAIALHLAEHGANVVVNYAGSEAAAGEVVEQIEAMGRKAIKLRADVSSFQEADDLVKQTLESFGKIDILVNNAGITRDNLIMRMKEEEFDQVIATNLKGVFNCVKAVTRPMMKQRFGRIINISSVVGVLGNPGQANYVAAKAGVIGLTKATARELSSRGITVNAVAPGFIETDMTDKLSSEMREQMLKQIPLERLGQPEEIAKVVRFLASDDASYMTGQTLHVDGGMYM, encoded by the coding sequence ATGTTAACGGGTAAGGTGGCACTGGTAACAGGGGCATCTCGAGGTATTGGCCGAGCGATTGCTTTGCATTTGGCTGAACATGGGGCCAATGTTGTTGTGAACTATGCAGGAAGTGAAGCTGCTGCTGGAGAAGTTGTTGAGCAGATTGAAGCGATGGGACGTAAAGCGATTAAGCTGCGTGCCGACGTAAGCAGTTTTCAGGAAGCCGATGATTTAGTAAAGCAAACGCTAGAAAGTTTTGGTAAAATTGATATTCTTGTGAATAATGCTGGCATAACAAGAGACAATTTAATCATGCGGATGAAGGAAGAAGAGTTCGATCAAGTTATCGCTACGAATCTCAAGGGTGTGTTCAACTGTGTAAAAGCCGTTACTCGCCCGATGATGAAACAGCGTTTCGGTCGAATTATTAATATATCTTCTGTAGTAGGTGTGCTCGGTAACCCGGGTCAGGCCAACTATGTAGCAGCAAAAGCAGGCGTTATTGGCTTAACCAAAGCGACTGCTAGAGAACTATCTTCTCGAGGCATTACGGTGAATGCAGTAGCGCCAGGTTTCATTGAAACCGATATGACGGACAAGTTGTCATCAGAGATGCGGGAGCAAATGTTGAAGCAAATTCCACTGGAACGCCTTGGCCAACCTGAGGAAATTGCTAAGGTTGTTCGCTTCTTAGCATCGGACGATGCGTCCTACATGACCGGCCAAACACTCCATGTAGATGGCGGCATGTACATGTAA
- the acpP gene encoding acyl carrier protein, translating to MSDVLDRVKRIVVDRLGVDEAEVTLEASFKEDLGADSLDVVELVMELEDEFDLEISDEDAEKITTVGEVTNYIKSHT from the coding sequence ATGTCCGACGTATTGGATCGTGTTAAGCGAATTGTTGTCGATCGTCTAGGGGTTGATGAAGCTGAAGTCACCCTCGAAGCATCTTTCAAAGAAGATCTAGGTGCTGATTCTCTCGATGTAGTTGAATTAGTAATGGAATTAGAAGATGAGTTCGATTTAGAAATTTCCGATGAAGATGCCGAGAAGATTACGACTGTAGGAGAAGTTACGAATTACATAAAATCTCATACGTAA